One window of Corynebacterium doosanense CAU 212 = DSM 45436 genomic DNA carries:
- a CDS encoding D-alanine--D-alanine ligase family protein — MAEKKIRVAVIYGGRSTEHSISCISAGAVMAHLDPQRYDIVPVGITTDGVWTTGAPDLSELAAHGDDLPTVQLREEIALSVNPLRRGEIVSAATGEVRHTVDVVLPILHGPYGEDGTIQGLFELAGVPYVGPGVLASAAGMDKEFTKKLMVADGLPVTPEVVLRGDDTLSPAQRDMLGLPVFVKPARGGSSIGISKVDEDEGIDAAIAEARKFDDKVIVEAMIHGVEVEVGVLQRPDGSLVASPPAQLNGIEDSEEGFYGFETKYLDDVVSATIPARLDDATIMALKEMAVAAFRAVDAKGLARVDFFVTDRGPVLNEINTMPGFTPISMFPQVLAADGIGYQELLDTLIATALTELTELTERR, encoded by the coding sequence ATGGCTGAGAAGAAGATCCGCGTCGCCGTCATCTACGGCGGACGCAGCACCGAACACTCCATCTCCTGCATCTCCGCGGGCGCCGTGATGGCGCACCTCGACCCGCAGCGTTACGACATCGTCCCCGTGGGCATCACCACCGACGGCGTGTGGACCACCGGGGCGCCGGACCTCTCCGAGCTCGCGGCGCACGGCGACGACCTGCCCACGGTGCAGCTGCGCGAGGAGATCGCGCTCAGCGTCAACCCGCTGCGCCGCGGCGAGATCGTCTCCGCCGCCACCGGCGAGGTGCGGCACACCGTCGACGTCGTCCTGCCAATCCTGCACGGACCCTACGGCGAGGACGGCACCATTCAGGGCCTCTTCGAACTCGCGGGTGTGCCCTACGTCGGCCCCGGCGTGCTCGCCTCGGCCGCCGGCATGGACAAGGAATTCACCAAGAAACTCATGGTCGCCGACGGCCTGCCTGTCACACCCGAGGTGGTGTTGCGTGGCGACGACACCCTCTCGCCCGCCCAGCGGGACATGCTGGGGCTGCCGGTGTTCGTTAAACCGGCCCGCGGAGGGTCGTCGATCGGCATCTCCAAGGTCGACGAGGACGAGGGCATCGACGCCGCCATCGCCGAGGCGCGCAAGTTCGACGACAAGGTCATCGTGGAAGCGATGATCCACGGCGTCGAGGTCGAGGTCGGCGTGCTGCAGCGACCCGACGGATCGCTCGTCGCCTCACCGCCGGCGCAGCTCAATGGCATCGAGGACTCGGAGGAGGGGTTCTACGGATTCGAGACCAAGTACCTCGACGACGTTGTCTCCGCCACCATCCCCGCCCGGCTCGACGACGCCACCATCATGGCGCTCAAGGAGATGGCCGTCGCCGCCTTCCGCGCGGTCGACGCCAAGGGCCTGGCCCGCGTGGACTTCTTTGTCACCGACCGCGGCCCGGTGCTCAACGAGATCAACACCATGCCCGGCTTCACCCCGATCTCGATGTTCCCGCAGGTCTTGGCCGCGGACGGCATCGGGTATCAGGAGCTGCTGGACACGCTCATCGCTACTGCCCTGACGGAGCTAACGGAGCTGACTGAACGCCGGTAG